A segment of the Methanomassiliicoccaceae archaeon DOK genome:
AAGGCGTCCGTGATGACCGCCTCCAACGCCCACAGGCTCGGTGCCAACGAGGCCCCTCCCGCGATCATCTCGTCCTTCCTGGGGTCACAGGTGTCCGCTGCCTTCGACGAGCTCCTTAACAGCAACGACATGGTCAGGATCAGCGGAAAGAGCAGCTACAGCCTCGGCATCCCCCAGATCCCGGAGCTGCTGATCGACAACACCGACAGGAACAGGACGTCCCCGTTCGCGTTCACAGGCAACAGGTTCGAGTTCAGGGCCGTCGGTTCGTCGGCGAACTGCTCATCCGCTGTCACCGTCCTCAACACCATCGTCGCCAACCAGTTAACGAAGTTCAAGGAGGCCGTCGACAGGAGGATCGCAGACGGGGCATCGGTGGTCCAGGCTCTCCTGGATGAGACCAGGGAGACGTACAGGGCCTGCAAGGACGTGTGCTTCGACGGGAACGGATACTCCGAGGAGTGGAAGGCCGAGGCGAAGAGGCGCGGCCTCGACTGCGAGACGTCCGCACCCGTTTGCTACGATGCGTTCGTCTCCCCCAAGACCATCGAGACCTACAAGGCCGTCGGGGTCATGAACGAGGTCGAGCTCAAGGCCAGGACCGAGATCAACTGGGAGATCTACAGCAAGAAGATCGAGATCGAGGCCAGGGTCCTGGCGGACCTCACCGCCAATCACATCCTGCCCGTGTCCACGAGGTACCAGTCCATCCTGCTCGACAACGTGTCCAAGATGAAGGAGATCTTCACGGACGCCGACGAGTTCCAGCAGGTAGCCGCAGGCGAGATCCAGATCATCAAGGACATCGCCATGCACACCAGCGAGGCCCGCGCCCAGGCGGTCGCGATGGAGGTCGAGTGCGACAGGATCAACGCCATCGACTGCGAGAGGGAGAAGGCGGTCCAGTTCCACGACATAGTCGTGCCCTACCTGGAATCCATAAGGGAGCATCTCGACGCCCTCGAGATGATCGTCGACGACGACATGTGGCCGCTTCCGAAGTACCGCGAGCTCCTGTTCATCCGCTGATAGGCCGGTGGTAGCTTGGACGACCCATTCGCAGACTCACACAATAGAGGACTCTATGACCCCCGCTACGAGCACGACGCATGCGGCGTCGGCATGGCGGTGAACATAGACGGGAGGAAGGAGCACCGCATCGTCGAGTACGGGCTGGAGCTTCTGGAGAACATGGCCCACAGGGGCGCCGAGAACGGCGACGGCCGCAGCGGCGACGGGGCGGGCATCATGGTGCAGGTCCCGCACCGCTTCATCGAGTCCCTTGGGATCCCGGTGCCGGAGGCCGGAAGGTACGGCACCGGACTGTTCTTCCTCCCCAGGGATCCGGAGGCTGCGGAGGGCTTCATGGCCATGTTCAGGGAGGAGTGCTCCCGCCGCGCGCTCTACGTGATCGCGGAGAGGGACGTTCCCGTGGACCACACGGTCCCGGGAAGGATGGCCCTGGATGGGGAGCCCCGCATAGTCCAGATCTTCGTCACATCCTACGACAGCCCGGAGGTCCTGGAGCGCAAGCTGTACAGGGTCAGGAAGGTCGTCGGCAACAGGATCGCCTCCTCCGGAGCCCCAGGTTCCGGGGACTTCTACATCTGCAGCCTGTCCACCAGGTGCATGGTCTACAAGGGCATGCTCACGCCGGAGCAGCTCAGGGCGTACTACCGCGACCTCAGCGATCCTCTGTTCGAGTCGGCGGTCGCCATGGTGCACTCCAGGTTCAGCACCAACACGATGCCCGCGTGGAAGCTTGCTCAGCCGTTCAGGATGCTCTGCCACAACGGCGAGATAAACACGATAAGGTCCAACAGGTCGTGGATGCAGGCTCGCGAGAGCCTTATTCACACCGACGCCATCCCGGATACCGAGGAGATCTTCCCGATAATGCAGTCCGGGATGAGCGACAGCGCCACCCTCGACAACGTCTTCGAGTTCCTGGTCATGGCCGGCAAGGGCATGCCCAACGCGCTGTCCATCATGATCCCGGAGTCCTGGAACGACAGGAACCCGATCCCGGACAGCCTCAAGGCGTACTACGAGTACCACTCCATCCTGATGGAGCCGTGGGACGGCCCTGCGGCGGTCCTGTTCTGCGACGGCAGGCTCGCCGGAGGGATGCTCGACAGGAACGGCCTGCGTCCGGCGAGGTACTGTGTCACCGACGACGGCATGATGATCCTGGCGTCGGAGGCGGGTGTCATCCCGCTGGATGCCGTAAACGTGGTGGAGACGGGGCGCCTCAGACCCGGAAAGATGCTGCTGGTGGACACAGGCCAGGGCCGCGTCATCGAGGACGCCGAGATCAAGGAGGCCCTGGCAACCGCGTACCCGTACCGCGACTGGCTCGAGCAGAACCGTCTCGACCTGGGCACGCTGTCGTCGGGCAGGCAGGTCGGCCGCAAGGTCGACGGCTACGAGATGCTGCTGGCCGGATTCGGGTACTCAGCAGAGGACCTCGCGAAGGTGATGGAGCCCATGGCCGTGACCGGCAAGGAGGCCGTCGGGTCGGCTGGATACGACGCCCCTCTGGCCGTGCTCTCAGACAGGCCCCAGTCCCTGTTCAGCTACTTCCGTCAGCAGTTCGCGCAGGTCACGAACCCCCCGATAGACCCGATCAGGGAGGAGCTTGTCATGTCCATCACTGGATACATAGGGTCGGTCCAGCAGAACATCCTGGATCCCGCCCCCAAGCTCTGCAGGGTCGTCAAGTCCAGGCGCCCGGTCATCACCAACAGGGAGCTGGACCTTCTCAGGAACCTCAGATACAGGGGGTTCGACGCGGTCACCCTGGACACGACGTTCCCCGCGGACAGGTCCCCCGGGGTTCTGGAGAGGGAGGTCTCCAGGCTGTGCGCGGAGGCCGAGGCGGCGGTCGACGCCGGGGCCTCGTTCATCATACTTTCAGACCGTGGGGTTTCCGCGGAGAGGGCTCCGATGCCCTCGCTCCTGGCGCTGTCCGCCGTGCATCAGTACCTCATAGCCGCAAGGAAGCGTCTCCAGACCGCGCTGGTGGTCGAATCCGGGGAGCCGAGGGAGGTCATGCACTTCGCCCTCCTCATCGGATACGGGGCCAACGCCGTGAACCCGTACCTGGCCTTCGCAGCGGTGCAGGACATGGTGGACACAGGCAGGATCAAGATGGATGCCGACACCGCCGAATCGAACTACCTGAAGGCGGTGGACAAGGGTCTCCTGAAGATAATGTCCAAGATGGGCATAGCCACGATCAGGTCCTACCGCGGTTCCAGGCTGTTCGATGCGATAGGCATCGACTCCGCCGTGGCGGAGCGCTACTTCGGGAACACGTCCTCCGCGGTAGGTGGGATCGGGCTCGACGGCATCGCGTCCGAGTACCTCGCCATGCATGACGCCTCCGCGTCCGGACAGGTCCAGGACAAGGGTGAGTACGCGTACAGGAAGGACGGGGAGCGTCACAGCTGGACACCGGACGCCGTCAAGGCCCTCAGGTCCGCGGCGGTCAACGGTAGTCGTGCAGACTACGACCGCTTCGCCGGCATGGAGGACGGGGGCGGGTTCTTCCTGCGCCATCTCCTGGACGTCAGGACCGGCGAGCCGGTTCCGATAGAGGAGGTCGAGCCGGTAGAGTCCATCATGAAGAGGTTCGAGGTCGGTGCGATCTCGTTCGGAGCGATCAGCAGGGAGGCCCACGAGACCCTGGCGGAGGCGATGAACTCCATCGGGTCCAGGAGCAACACCGGAGAGGGAGGGGAGGACCCCGCGAGGTTCGTCCCGGGCCCCGACGGCAGGAACCTCAGGTCGTCGATCAAGCAGGTCGCGTCCGGGAGGTTCGGGGTCACCGCTGAGTACCTGGTCAACGCGGACGAGCTGCAGATCAAGGTCGCACAGGGGGCCAAGCCCGGAGAGGGCGGCCAGTTGATGGGCTTCAAGGTCGACAAGGTCATCGCCGCCACGAGGCACACGATCCCGGGGATCACCCTGATCTCGCCTCCTCCGCACCATGACATATACTCCATAGAGGACCTGAAGCAGCTCATATTCGACCTCAAGTGCATCAACCCCCGGGCCAGGATAAGCGTGAAGCTGGTCTCCGAGTCCGGTGTCGGAACGGTCGCCGCCGGAGTGGCAAAGGCCGGGGCGGATGTCATCCTCATCTCCGGAGGCGACGGGGGAACCGGTGCCAGCCCGCTCTCGTCCATCAGGTACGCCGGGTCTCCCTGGGAGACCGGTCTCGCGGAGGTTCAGCAGACCCTCAAGATCAACGACCTCCGCTGCCGCGTCCGCCTGCAGGTCGATGGTCAGCTCAAGACCGCCAGGGACGTCATAGTGGCCGCACTGCTCGGCGCGGAGGACTTCGGTTTCGCCACGGCGCCGATGGTCGCAATGGGATGCGTGATGTGCAGGAGGTGCCAGACCAACACCTGCCCTGTGGGGATAGCCACACAGGATCCGGAGCGCAGGGCGAGGTTCGACTCCAGGCCCGAGCACGTCGTCAACTACTGGAGGTTCATGGCCGAGGACGTCCGCAGGATCCTCTCGGAGATGGGCTTCAGGAGCCTGGACGAGATCGTCGGACGCTCGGACCTCCTCGTTCAGAAGTCAGGGGATGGCAAGGCCGCATCCCTGGACTTCTCGAGGATGCTGGCACATGTGGCGGGCGACGACTCATGCGTCAGGGGTCAGGAGGACATCCTGGCCAGGGTGTTCGACCGCAGGATCATCGAGGACTGCGGTGACGCCCTCATAACGGGAAGGAAGGTGTCGCTCAAGTACAGGCTCACGAACGTGGACCGCTCCGTCGGCGCCATGCTGTCCGGGGAGGCCGTCCGCAGGGGCGCGAGACTCGAGGACGACACCATCGACATCACCTTCGTCGGCGCTGCCGGACAGAGCTTCGGTGCGTTTCTGACGAAGGGGATAACGTTCAGGATGAACGGTCTCGCCAACGACTACGTCGGCAAGGGTCTCTCCGGCGGGAGGATCGTCGTCAGTCCCGGGAGTTCGGTTCCAGAGGGCAACGTCATCGCCGGGAACACGCTCCTGTACGGGGCGACATCCGGGGAGCTGTACGTGGCGGGATCGGTCGGGGAGAGGTTCTGCGTCCGCAACAGCGGCGCAGTCGCTGTAGCCGAGGGTGCCGGAGACCACTGCTGCGAGTACATGACAGGGGGCAGGGTCGCGATCCTCGGCAGATGCGGCAGGAACTTCGCCGCCGGAATGTCCGCGGGAATCGCCTACGTCCTGGATGAGGACGGGGACTTCGACAGACACTGCAACATGGACATGGTCGAGCTCTCCCTGGTGGAGTCGGACGCAGATGTATCGGAGCTCAGGTCCATGATCGAGCGCCATCTCGCCGAGACGGGCAGTCCCAGGGCCAGGGAGATCCTGGAGGACTGGGAGGGCTACCTCCCCAGGTTCCTCAAGGTCATGCCCGTGGGCTACAAGCTGCTGCTGGAGCAGGAATCGGAGTGACCGGGGCGACAGCCCCCGTCTCTACCACCTGCCGCGCTCGTCGCACAGAGGCCAAAGGCGAGGGCTCGATGTTTCAGAACGGATGTCAGTCTCGGCTCCCGACCAGAAGGGCGATCGTCCTTCGAAAAATCATGCGACTGCAGAAATGATGAGTTTGTGCCTGGGTCCGGCGGGCCATGGACACCCGCCAAACCCTGAATTTTTTCAGGCTCCCTCGTAGACGATGAGGGAGTCCACGTCGTAGCCTTTGAGCTTCTCTCTGCCCTCGAGTCCAGCGAGCTCCATCACGAAGGCGACCTTGGCGACGACTCCGCCCTCCCTCTCGACGAGTTTGATGGCAGCCTCGACGGTGCCACCCGTAGCGATGAGGTCATCGATGATGACGACCTTCTGGCCGGGCTGGATGGCGTCTATGTGCATCTCCACCTCGGCGGTGCCGTACTCCAGATCGTAGGATTCGGAGATGGTCTCCCTCGGGAGCTTCCCTTTCTTGCGCACGAGGATGAACCCCTTGTTGAGGGCGTATGCGACGGGGGCCCCGAAGATGAAGCCCCTGGACTCGGTCCCGACGACGTAGTCGAAGTCAATGTCCTTCACGAGGTCGATGAGGCCGTCGATGGCCATCTTGAATCCGTCCTTGTCGCTGAGGACGGTGGTGATGTCTCTGAACAGGATTCCCTTCTTGGGGAAATTGGGGATCTCGGTAACATAGTCCCTCAATGCGGTCATGGGACGATGGTAGAAACGAGCACTTTAAAAACATGATTATCGGAACAACCCGGAACTGGGCAGGCACGAGAACCCTGCCCTTCTTGATCGGCCCCTTTGAGGGTAAGGGGGCGCTGAGGCCCGTTTGTTGCGGTCATCAGTCGAGTCTTGCAACCGACCGAATCAGAGCGCCGTCGGGAGATAAGTGTCCAACGACCAGTCTTTCTTCGAGACGCCGGTGTTCATGTCGGTCTCGCCGCAGATCCCAGTTACTTTCCGTTTACTGATAGCTCTCTTACCTCCTGCGAATGAGTACGCTTTGCAAGTATATAAAACATATAGTTTCATAAACGAATTACACTGATATTTTTACGATTATCGTCAAATTCATTGCGATATACCTCGAAAACGTAACATTTGTACGAATATCGTATCTATTTTCGTACATCGTACAAATGTTTAAGTATAGTGCAAGTCGATTCGACCTCTCAGGATAGCGTACGATCGTCGTATGTCTTCGATCATTTCTCAGTTTACGGCTGTTACCAATGGTTATTCATCTTCCGTAATACGCATCAACAACCACTAAATCCGCAGTCGGCTTACCGTCGGTCGATGGAGTCCGACTTCGAGATGGAGGTCCGTCAGTTCCTGGCCCGTGACCCGTTCCGCTACCGTATGGTCCCAGCGGACGGTCTCGCACTGTTCTGCCAAGCGCTCACCCATGACAGCTACACGAACGAGCGCGGAGGGGAGAGCTACGAGAGGCTAGAGTTCCTGGGTGACGCGATACTCGAGTTCGTCGTCTGCGAGGAGGTGTACTCGGACACGGATCTGAGGGAGGGGGCCATGACGGACTACAAGCAGGACCGCGTTGCCAACCGCAGGATCTCAGAAAGGGTCCTGGCGTACGGGCTCGGCATAGACGGCATGATGCGCGTCGGCGGCGGCCATCACGGTCCGGACGGGAAGGTCATCGAGGAGAACATGCGCGCCGACTCCTTCGAGGCGCTGCTCGCGGCCATCTACCTGACATACGGCATGGACGAGGTCCGTCGCATAGTCCGCGAGGTCATCGACTCCACGGAGCTTCCCTCAGGCCCAGCCGACGGCGGACGTCCTGACGTCCCTGAGACGGACGGCGGAGTAGTCGAGGACCTCCGATGGCGTCCTTCCCGCGCAGGGCGCGTCCTCGCGCGACATCCAGCTGAGGATCCTCTCGTTCATCCCGCCGTAGGCGGAGATCGCGTGGTCCAGGACCGAGATGTCCCCGGAGGTCAACGGGGAGAGGTCGGGGGTGGATTGGAGTGCATAGGAGACGGAGCCGTGGCGGAACGACACCCTGAGCAGCTTCCTGCGGACCAGGTCGACGAGGAGGTCGTCGATGCCGGCGGGTTCGGGGCCGCCGTTCGCCAGAACGTAGTCGGATCCGGATACGGATTCCCCGCGGAGCTCGTAGCTGCCGAAGTCGCTGAAGTAGCACAACCTGCAGAGCATGACCCTTCCGAAGTTGCGGTTGCATCCGCAGCGTGACACGATGTACAGGACCATCGCTCCGAGCTTCCCCTCTCCCCTCATGCACAGGTGTTCTCCGCCGAAGGTATATGGATGTGTCCCGCTGGATGTCGGATGCTGTGGGACGGCTTCCACATGTTCCGAGCATCTTCCGGTCTCTTCGTATTCTATAGAGATTCAGGACAATCTCATTATTATCTGACGAGCGTGATTCAGGAACCGTGCAAGACATCATAGCCGAAACATCGGAGAAAATCCGCGACATGACGATCCGCGGTGCCGGCAGGATAGCACGTGCCGGAGCCGACGCGCTGGGCAGGTTCGCCGAAGGGTACACGGGCAATTCGCTCGAGGCCTTCAGGGAGGACCTGGACAGGGCGACCGCCACAATCCTCGACTCCCGTCCCACGGCGGTGTCGCTCTGGAACGGGGTACACTACACGGTGAAGGGCGTCGAGTCCGCCTCCAGCGTGGGCGAGGCCAGGGAACTGGTCATCACCAACGCCAGGGAGTTCTGCGAGAGGTCCGAGAAGGCGGTGGAGACCATCGCCCGCATAGGGGCCAAGAGGATTGAGGACGGGGACACCGTCATGACCCACTGCAACAGCAGCGCCGCGCTGGGAGTGATCGAGGAGGCCCACCGCCAGGGCAGGGAGTTCAGGGTGTTCGCCACCGAGTCCCGTCCGTGGAGGCAGGGGATCCTGACCGTCACCCAGCTGGCGGAGGCCGGGGTCGACGTGACGATGATCATCGACAGCGCCGTCCGCTACGTCATGAACGACACCGACAAGGTGTTCGTCGGAGCGGACACCATCACCTCCCACGGGGCGGTGATTAACAAGATCGGCACCTCGCAGCTGGCCCTGGCGGCCCATGAGGCGAGGACGCAGTTCTACGTCTGCGGCGAGACCTACAAGTTCTCCCCGATGACGGTGTTCGGCGACATGGTGAAGATCGAGGAGAGGGAGACTTCCGAGGTCGTCAGGCCCGGGGAGATCCCCGAATCGGTGAAGATTTTCAACCCTGTATTCGACAGCACGCCGGCTCAGTACATAGACGCCATAATCACTGAGGTGGGCATGGTCCCGCCCACGGCGGTCTACGACATCCTGGTGCGCCAGCTCGGAGACGGGATTTTCAAGGAGTGAGTGAAATGGAGAACTTCTCATATCTGCACCTCGGCGAGCCCGAGGACCCTGACAGGTACGTGGTCTGCAAATACAGGGTGACCACAGACCTTCCGATTGAGAAGGCCGCAGAGGCCATCGCCGCGGAGCAGTCCACCGGCACGTGGACAGGCATCTCCACGCTCGACCACACGGTCTTCGACCATCTGGGCGCGAGGATAACCTCCATCGAGGGGGACATCGTCACCGCCGAGTTCCCGGCAGACGACTTCAGCATCGAAGTGGGTTCCGTCCCGCAGATCCTCAGCGTCATCGCGGGGAACCTGTTCGGCCTCGGCGCCCTCAAGGGCGTCAGACTGGAGGACGTGACCTTCCCGAAGAGCATCCTGGAGCAGTTCAAGGGGCCGAAGTTCGGCGCCGACGGTCTCAGGGAGCGCCTCCATCGCCCGGAGAAGCCCCTCGTGGGAACCATAGTCAAACCCAAGATCGGTCTTTCGCCCCAGAAGACCGCCGAGTACGTCTACGAGGCCGGGGCCGGAGGGCTGACCAACTCCAAGGACGACGAGACCCTGGTGGACCAGACCTTCTGTCCCATCGAGGACAGGACGGTCGCGGTAGCGGAATCCCTTGACAGGCTCGAGTCGGAGGGCAAGTACATGATGCATGCCATAAACGTCAGCACCCGCGGCGACAAGATCGTCGAGCTGGCCGAGAAGGTCCAGGGCTGGGGCGCCAGGGAGATCATGGTCGATGTCATCACCTGCGGATTCGGGGCCGTCCAGGCCCTTGCCGAGGACCCGTCGATCAAGGTGCCCATCCACGTCCACAGGACGATGCACGGCGCGTTCACGAAGGATCCGCTCCACGGGGTCGCCATGCTGCCCCTCACGAAGCTCGTGAGGATGGTCGGAGGGGACGCGCTCCACATCGGGACGCTCGGAGTGGGCAAGATGACCGGCGCCAAGGCGGACGACGGCAACCTCCTCGCGTGCCTCGGTGACGACGTGCCCTACAGGCAGGTCATGCCGGTCTGCTCCGGAGGGGTCCACCCCGGACTGGTGGGCGAGATCGTCAGGCGTGCAGGCAAGAACGTTCAGATACAGGCGGGCGGCGGAGTCGCCGGCCATCCCGAGGGCGTCTGTGCGGGCGCCATGGGGATGAGCCAGGCTGTCGACGCGGCGTTCCTGGGCATACCCGCGGAGGAGTACGCCAAGGACCACAGGGAGCTCGCCATAGCACTCGACACATGGGGATCCAAATGAAGCTGATAGTCAAGAACTACGACATAGATGCCTCGGAGCCGACGGTGCTCCTGCACGACAGGGACTGTCTCGAGATCGGGGTGAAGGAGAACGACCGCGTAAACATCTCCGGGGCGAGGTCCGCTGTCGCGCTGGTAAGCCGTTCGGACACGCTCGTGGAGGAAGGCATCGTCATGATGCCGGCGCCCCTGATGTCCAAGTGCGGGGTGAGGGAGGGCGAGGAGGTCAACGTCGTCTACTGCCAGAACCCGGACTCCGTCAGGTCGATCCGCAGGAAGATGGACGGCGAGAAGCTGTCCAAGGAGGAGATCGAGTCCATAGTCGTGGACATCCTCAACAACAAGCTCTCGAAGATCGAGATCTCCGCCTGGCTTACGTCCCTGTACATCAACGGGATGGACATCGACGAAATCGCGGACTTCACCAAGGCTATGGCCAACACCGGGGACATCATCGAGTTCGACAGGGAGCCGGTGTTCGACTTCCACAGCCTGGGCGGTGTCCCCGGCAACAAGATCACGCCCATCGTCGTTTCGATCGTGGCAGCGGCGGGCATCATGATCCCCAAGCTCTCGTCCCGTGCCATCAGCAGCGCGTGCGGGACGTCCGACTTCGTCGAGACCTTCTGCAACGTGGAGATGGACGCAGACACCCTGAAGCGCGTGTCCGAGGACGTCGGCGGGGTGTTCGCGTGGGGCGGTTCGATGAACCTCGCCCCCGTGGACGACATGGTGATCAAGATCGAGCATCCGCTCGGCATCAACCCCAGGGCGCAGATGCTAGCCTCGATCATGAGCAAGAAGGTCGCCGTCGGTGCGACCCATCTTCTGGTGGATGTGCCCACAGGATCCGGGACGAAGGTCCCCACGATAGAGGACGCCAGGGTGTACGCCCGCGACCTCATGGATCTGGGGGAGAAGCTCGGCATGCATGTCGAGTGCGCCATAACCTACGCCGACCAGCCCGTCGGGAACGCGGTCGGCCCCAAGCTGGAGGCGAGGGAGTGCATCAGGATCCTGGAGGGTAGCAAGCATCCTGCCAGCGTCGTCGAGAAGGCCTGCGACTGCGCGGGCATCATCCTCGAGATGGCAGGCATACCCAACGGGTCTGCCAGGGCAAGGGAGATCCTCGAGTCGGGAGAGGCCCACAAGAAGTTCATGGAGATCGTGGTCGCGCAGGGCGGCAGGGCCGACCTGAAGTCCGACGACCTGGTTCCCGGATAGTACTCCGAGGACATCATCGCCACGAAATCCGGCTACATCCACTCCATCCACAACAAGGACGTGGTGGCAATCGCCAAGGCCGCAGGGGCGCCTAACGACAAGGGCGCCGGGCTGATGATCTACCTCAAGAAGGGCCAGAGGGTCGAGGCCGGCGAGAAGCTGTTCACGATCTACGCCGACAACGAGGCCAAGCTGAGACGTGCCAAGGAGACCGCCATGAAGTATCCTCCCATCGTCATCGAGGGAATGCTCCTGAAGAGGGTCTCGTCGGTTCCTGTGAGGGGATGAGGCCTAAACTGTACTTCACGGTGGACGCCGACCGCGACGTAAACATCCCGATCCCGGGAAGCGTAGCGGCCGGGTCCATCGACCGCGGCTCGGGCACCGGGCCGCGCTTCTCGTCCTCCGAGAGGGGGATGCGGATTCTGGCGGATCT
Coding sequences within it:
- the gltB gene encoding glutamate synthase large subunit → MDDPFADSHNRGLYDPRYEHDACGVGMAVNIDGRKEHRIVEYGLELLENMAHRGAENGDGRSGDGAGIMVQVPHRFIESLGIPVPEAGRYGTGLFFLPRDPEAAEGFMAMFREECSRRALYVIAERDVPVDHTVPGRMALDGEPRIVQIFVTSYDSPEVLERKLYRVRKVVGNRIASSGAPGSGDFYICSLSTRCMVYKGMLTPEQLRAYYRDLSDPLFESAVAMVHSRFSTNTMPAWKLAQPFRMLCHNGEINTIRSNRSWMQARESLIHTDAIPDTEEIFPIMQSGMSDSATLDNVFEFLVMAGKGMPNALSIMIPESWNDRNPIPDSLKAYYEYHSILMEPWDGPAAVLFCDGRLAGGMLDRNGLRPARYCVTDDGMMILASEAGVIPLDAVNVVETGRLRPGKMLLVDTGQGRVIEDAEIKEALATAYPYRDWLEQNRLDLGTLSSGRQVGRKVDGYEMLLAGFGYSAEDLAKVMEPMAVTGKEAVGSAGYDAPLAVLSDRPQSLFSYFRQQFAQVTNPPIDPIREELVMSITGYIGSVQQNILDPAPKLCRVVKSRRPVITNRELDLLRNLRYRGFDAVTLDTTFPADRSPGVLEREVSRLCAEAEAAVDAGASFIILSDRGVSAERAPMPSLLALSAVHQYLIAARKRLQTALVVESGEPREVMHFALLIGYGANAVNPYLAFAAVQDMVDTGRIKMDADTAESNYLKAVDKGLLKIMSKMGIATIRSYRGSRLFDAIGIDSAVAERYFGNTSSAVGGIGLDGIASEYLAMHDASASGQVQDKGEYAYRKDGERHSWTPDAVKALRSAAVNGSRADYDRFAGMEDGGGFFLRHLLDVRTGEPVPIEEVEPVESIMKRFEVGAISFGAISREAHETLAEAMNSIGSRSNTGEGGEDPARFVPGPDGRNLRSSIKQVASGRFGVTAEYLVNADELQIKVAQGAKPGEGGQLMGFKVDKVIAATRHTIPGITLISPPPHHDIYSIEDLKQLIFDLKCINPRARISVKLVSESGVGTVAAGVAKAGADVILISGGDGGTGASPLSSIRYAGSPWETGLAEVQQTLKINDLRCRVRLQVDGQLKTARDVIVAALLGAEDFGFATAPMVAMGCVMCRRCQTNTCPVGIATQDPERRARFDSRPEHVVNYWRFMAEDVRRILSEMGFRSLDEIVGRSDLLVQKSGDGKAASLDFSRMLAHVAGDDSCVRGQEDILARVFDRRIIEDCGDALITGRKVSLKYRLTNVDRSVGAMLSGEAVRRGARLEDDTIDITFVGAAGQSFGAFLTKGITFRMNGLANDYVGKGLSGGRIVVSPGSSVPEGNVIAGNTLLYGATSGELYVAGSVGERFCVRNSGAVAVAEGAGDHCCEYMTGGRVAILGRCGRNFAAGMSAGIAYVLDEDGDFDRHCNMDMVELSLVESDADVSELRSMIERHLAETGSPRAREILEDWEGYLPRFLKVMPVGYKLLLEQESE
- a CDS encoding adenine phosphoribosyltransferase; the encoded protein is MTALRDYVTEIPNFPKKGILFRDITTVLSDKDGFKMAIDGLIDLVKDIDFDYVVGTESRGFIFGAPVAYALNKGFILVRKKGKLPRETISESYDLEYGTAEVEMHIDAIQPGQKVVIIDDLIATGGTVEAAIKLVEREGGVVAKVAFVMELAGLEGREKLKGYDVDSLIVYEGA
- a CDS encoding ribose 1,5-bisphosphate isomerase, with amino-acid sequence MQDIIAETSEKIRDMTIRGAGRIARAGADALGRFAEGYTGNSLEAFREDLDRATATILDSRPTAVSLWNGVHYTVKGVESASSVGEARELVITNAREFCERSEKAVETIARIGAKRIEDGDTVMTHCNSSAALGVIEEAHRQGREFRVFATESRPWRQGILTVTQLAEAGVDVTMIIDSAVRYVMNDTDKVFVGADTITSHGAVINKIGTSQLALAAHEARTQFYVCGETYKFSPMTVFGDMVKIEERETSEVVRPGEIPESVKIFNPVFDSTPAQYIDAIITEVGMVPPTAVYDILVRQLGDGIFKE
- a CDS encoding ribulose 1,5-bisphosphate carboxylase large subunit is translated as MENFSYLHLGEPEDPDRYVVCKYRVTTDLPIEKAAEAIAAEQSTGTWTGISTLDHTVFDHLGARITSIEGDIVTAEFPADDFSIEVGSVPQILSVIAGNLFGLGALKGVRLEDVTFPKSILEQFKGPKFGADGLRERLHRPEKPLVGTIVKPKIGLSPQKTAEYVYEAGAGGLTNSKDDETLVDQTFCPIEDRTVAVAESLDRLESEGKYMMHAINVSTRGDKIVELAEKVQGWGAREIMVDVITCGFGAVQALAEDPSIKVPIHVHRTMHGAFTKDPLHGVAMLPLTKLVRMVGGDALHIGTLGVGKMTGAKADDGNLLACLGDDVPYRQVMPVCSGGVHPGLVGEIVRRAGKNVQIQAGGGVAGHPEGVCAGAMGMSQAVDAAFLGIPAEEYAKDHRELAIALDTWGSK